ATATGCCGACAggaacatttcttttttattttttacagcaaaTGAAGAGCATTCATAAAACAGTTTCTCTTAATGAGCAAACTAAGGATGATGATAGCAAGGAACAATAACTTCCTGAGATGGCTTGAGGAAGAAAGCTTTAGAAGAACACTGGGGATGAGAGACAAGACATGCACACTCTCTATCACCTTACATttccatttctggcatttggcagacacccttatctagagcaacttacaatttatctcattttattcagCTGAGCAGtagagggccttgctcaggggcccagaggtgacagcttggtggacctgggattcaaatgcACAACCGTCTGAGTAGTAATCCAACACTAAGCTACCTCATCCCTTTGCATGCATAGTACTTAGAAATCCTTGAATCCAGCAAGAAAGCTTTGAGCTTATGAACTTAGATTCATTTAATGGGAGGGTTGTGCCAgtaagggcatctggtgtaaaacctgtgccaagttgttgtgtggaccagttggtctgctgtggtgacccctcacacacaaggtgagcagctgaaagatcaacagcaacaattgtgtgtgttctatatacatgtatatcaggggtccccaaccaccgggccgcaaagaaacaataaacttataTCTATATGATTTTACTCCTGATTTTCAGTCGCTGACTAGTTTTGCGAAATCGCTGACAAACGCCCGAAATCGGAGGCAAATCGGAGCTCGTGCACGCGAGTAACAATCGcgcagtgtgaatgaccaaagaCGCGATCTGAGAGAGTCGccgatgagagagagagagagagtcgccgatgagagagagagagagagagagagagagagagagagagagtcgccgatgagagagagagagagagagtcgccgatgagagagagagagagagagtcgccgatgagagagagaaagagagagagagagtcgccgatgagagagagagaaagagtcgcttatgagagagagagagagagagagagagagagtcgccgatgagagagagagagagagagagagagagagagatgatgaagtCGCCGATGcccgtgaaatatttggcatgatAAATTTCTGGACCTGTCGGcgaaaatcctgcagtgtgagttcTGACCGAAAAATACCTCGCCGATGACCCACAGTCAAAGAGAGAGTGAGCTtcagttggagcacaatattatagtttaatagagtttataggttttaatcagacaaaaatgtcttaaatatcagaataaataagctcatcaaacagaaataaagtagaaacatttgcttgaccagccgcatcagcacactgcaaatttattcatttggtcAGTTACGCAGaacgcacaatccttgttcACCCGCACTGACCATTTGGCTCGCGAACTTTTTGCGGGGTACCATTTCCAGTCTCGCGCGAGAACTCTCATCTCACGTGTGACGttgcgttatttccttattatttctcgcggacgttcggttgtgaaacgcagtttgtggaccagacagagttgtcggcgattgtcatgcagtgtgaaacctcctgtcgccgatccatcgtgtagtgtgaactcggcataaatCTAGCTAAAATGAGCTCcgcccaccacacacacacacacacacaacccccggGCCGCGGAAACATTGTCCGGTATCAAACCGGTCCATGGTACAAAAAGGTTGGGGACCCCTGGCGTATATGATGTCCTTTGTAGTTTGTTATACTGGCCACAAGAggacagtattttttttctgagagtgTAACAAAATGTCACAGTGACATGAAGGGTCATttcacgacacacacacacactaaaaaacaAAGGGATGTAAatcttattttttacatttcgaAATCATAAAAGCCATAAAATCAAGTCTACAAACTAGTTAACAGCAACACTGTAAAAATGATTCATCTTAAGTCTACATTTAACCTTAAACACTCTCAGTAATGAATTCCTACACTGAAGGTGTAGCAGACAAAAAGATGCTGTCTGATCAAGTTCATTTTGGTTCATCAAGTGCAAAAAGCTCAGCTTGTCACAAGAAGAGTCCACTGTGAGCAAGTCAATTAAACTGATTTTAGCAAAAGGAAGTGCAACTTGGCCGTACTTCATTTTATTGTAGAAACTTAACCATAATAGGAAGTTTCGCATCCTGGTTCGTTTTGCACCGTTTCCTTTTCAGATTTAAGTGAAGTCCGGAAAGCTCTGtgttttgaatttatttacaaacaGACATATTTTAATATGAAGTTGTACGGTGTTGTAGTGATCCTGAGtatgttttatttacctttaGCAGACACACAGGAAGACTACTGGCCTGTTCACACTGCGTGCGACTCGAACACGATCAAAGTGATATACAGCAGCTGCGGTGAGATCAAACGtctacatatttaattatacattgtgtgttttggtgtgtgtgtgtgttctcagtgcttgaaaagaaaaatcttttttgAGTTGAGTGATgtaatatacatttattaagAACAATCATGTCCCAAGTATGGGAATAATGtacaattatttgattttaaCTTTACACAACAATCTGAAAGGCAAAAACTGAAATACTTAGGGAGCTATGATAGACCGTGATGTGCATCTTAAAACAGGAAGTTACGAAAAGACGTTCATTTTCACTGGTTCAGTTCAGCCTTGCCGTCTTCATAACAAATAATCCAGCCATTACCAGTAACATCATGTAGGCAATTCCTCTAAAGTTATATTAGTTACTTTTTGTCTCTCACTTGTCATCGCTTTCATGAAAAAAGGTACTATTACTTGTTACTGGACAGGTTCCTTCTCATGTGTCCTTTTAGAATATATTTTCCCATGTGAACATGAAGGTAGTGTGTATCCTTAAAACTAATTGAATGtacaattaatataattattagtaTAATTAATCGATACTGAGCTCAGGCTAATGTCTGTGTACTGCATTGTCTGTGTGATGTTTCTCTGCATGCTCTCCACATCTGTGTGGGTTTTCCATGTTCCCAAATCATGTTGTTAAGTGGATTGTCCATGCTAAATTGCTCCTATGTGTGTCTGCATAATGCATAGTGGATAAaactgaagatgatgatgatgatgattggatGAAAGTAGTAAGGAGGGACACTTGAATGATTTACAAATAGATCCCTGATATATCTAATGTACCCTTACCGTTAaagaatctgtttttttttaatctaatattGTTTTATGTTATTGATGTAAActattatatgaatatatttacagcagggttccccaaccttttttgtaccatgGACCGGTTTGATAATTGTTCCGCAGCCCAAGGGCGGGGGGTGAATGATTACAAGCAGTAAAACCCCAGAGGACTACAGATCCTTGTATTATGTGTTTTacatcatgtttttatttttttttttcacttataacagcaaagagaaGCCAAACTGTACAGTACAACACTGTAGACTGACACACTTCAGTATGCTCTGCATCAAAGATTTAAGTGTTGTATGACTTTGTCCTTCCAGACCCCGTACAGGATGTAGGCTTCACGCTCAGCTCTTGTACAGACATACGTACAAAGCCGTATGCCAAAGCGTCCTTTCTCCTGAGTGAGTTCACCCACATCTGAGCATTTGGCATTACCTAGAATTTTTATCATTGTGAGAATCTAGAGTTGATCATGTGTCATCCGTAGGGCAATCCATTGATGAATTTTATCTGTCCGTGGAACTGTTTCTCAATGGAGTTAGCACTTTGCGCCATGATGAGCCCATCTGCTTACCCAATTTCCCTCGGTTCACCTTCTGTGGCAGCAGGAGAGGAGGTATGGGCCAGTTTCATGTGATATACATGTGATAGTTAAACCTTTATGACCGCTAATGTAAATGACACTGGATTATTTTGTTCAGGTGAAAGAATgattaataaatgaacaaacttACCCTTGAGTACTAGCACAGTGATAAGCAATGATCAATTAACAAGCTTATTTTCCTATAGCAGTAT
The nucleotide sequence above comes from Hemibagrus wyckioides isolate EC202008001 linkage group LG01, SWU_Hwy_1.0, whole genome shotgun sequence. Encoded proteins:
- the ly86 gene encoding lymphocyte antigen 86 isoform X2, which translates into the protein MMSVHRWSSLCPVLRFRADTQEDYWPVHTACDSNTIKVIYSSCDPVQDVGFTLSSCTDIRTKPYAKASFLLRQSIDEFYLSVELFLNGVSTLRHDEPICLPNFPRFTFCGSRRGEMITIQASLPGLKIPLKGHYNFKIHGINQNGFQIGCVNATAIFL
- the ly86 gene encoding lymphocyte antigen 86 isoform X1 — protein: MKLYGVVVILSMFYLPLADTQEDYWPVHTACDSNTIKVIYSSCDPVQDVGFTLSSCTDIRTKPYAKASFLLRQSIDEFYLSVELFLNGVSTLRHDEPICLPNFPRFTFCGSRRGEMITIQASLPGLKIPLKGHYNFKIHGINQNGFQIGCVNATAIFL